CCAGCTCTTCCACCCGGTGTTTGAGTGCATCGAGCTGGCACAGAGCAGGATCCCGGGAGCGAACCCGAAGAACAGGTTCAGACACAGGGCAACCTTCCTCATGCCCTTCACCAAGTATGTGCTCCTCTTCAATGGGTAGAATCCCCAGACAGATTCAGCCACCACAAGAACATACACCAGAGCCCATTCCACTTGCAAGTAGAACACAATCACCACGAAGGCAAGCGTGATCAGGGCGACAAACCCGACAAAGTAAGGCGACGAGTATTCGATTCGATGCCATATCAGCTCGACCAACTTCACGACCAAGAACACGAAAAGCCCTAAGATTGCGAGGATCAGGCCCTGGATGAGTTGGATGCAGAGGACGGTGACGGAGAGGGGGAAGAAGGAGGTGAAGATGGACTTGATCGCAGGGAGGAGCTTGACAGGGCGGCCGTAGAACCCCTGCACGGTGCTGTGGGTGATGGAGGAGGCGGCGAAGAGGGAGAACAGCGAGAGGAAGGCGGTGAACGCGAGCGTGGCGGCGATGGTGTTGGAAGAATCGGAGCGGTGGTGGAGGCTGAGGAGGGACTGGGGGGCGGCGGAGTTGGGGCCGGCAGAGGACGTGAGGGAAAGGAGGGTGGGGTAGACGGTGAGGGAGAAGGAGAgcgggaggaggaagaggacgGAGAGGGCGAGGAAGTGGCGGGAGTGGGCGTTTACTATCCGCCTCGCTTCCGAGATCACCGTCAGGAAGTCCAGCGCCGGCACCGGCGGCGGCGGAGGCGGAGGAGGAATATCCATGGCTGAGATGGACGgaggggagggagggagggagggattGGGTCGGAGTTTTTGAGCAGTTCGAGGATGGGGGTTCGGGGATCGGGAAGGATCGTGCGGAGTGGGACATCGAACAAGACAAATCATCTTCCATAATTCGCATATTataattctttattattttttttcgtttgTCTGATTTTTTactgttttttgttttatcgATGAAATTGAGATGGGAAAGAAGAGACCGATACCGGAGCGGGAAGGGATAAAATAGGAAACGGAATTGACAGTTGAAAGAGACCGTTGCCGTGACATGACCGGAGACCTGCCACGGTGACCAATTCCTTGTTGGGCCAGTCAATGTGATTCATCGCGTAGATGATCCAGAGTACCGGCGTTTCGTACGATCCATCGCATAGATGATCCAGTGTATTGGCGTTTCAAAAAAACTACGGAAAAATACGAAATAG
This is a stretch of genomic DNA from Punica granatum isolate Tunisia-2019 unplaced genomic scaffold, ASM765513v2 Contig00430, whole genome shotgun sequence. It encodes these proteins:
- the LOC116190385 gene encoding uncharacterized protein LOC116190385, giving the protein MDIPPPPPPPPVPALDFLTVISEARRIVNAHSRHFLALSVLFLLPLSFSLTVYPTLLSLTSSAGPNSAAPQSLLSLHHRSDSSNTIAATLAFTAFLSLFSLFAASSITHSTVQGFYGRPVKLLPAIKSIFTSFFPLSVTVLCIQLIQGLILAILGLFVFLVVKLVELIWHRIEYSSPYFVGFVALITLAFVVIVFYLQVEWALVYVLVVAESVWGFYPLKRSTYLVKGMRKVALCLNLFFGFAPGILLCASSMHSNTGWKSWAFVVEIVALSSVLTMFMLLHLAANVVLYMYCKAIHGELAMEIAEEFARDYVSLPFDEGKVPHVVSVAYT